Sequence from the Nitrosospira multiformis genome:
CTTGCGGTGAGTCCGGTTGTTCAGCCTTCTCCAGGTACGCCATGTAGGGCGATGATACTTTTCCACTTCAACCCCCGCATCCTGCATTTCCTGGATGTACGACTCATCTATTTTCTGACTGCCTACCCAGTCGAGGAGGATATGAATCCTGATCCCTTGGCGTGCCTTATCCGACAGCGTATCAGCGAATTCTTTGCCGATATTTCCTGACCAGTAGATGAAAGTTTCGAATGTAATAGTTTTCTCTGCGCTGCGTATCGCTTTCAACATCGCGGGAAAAATTTCATCTCCATTCAGCAATGTCTCGACCCGATTGCCCATCACCAGCGCCGGGCCAAGTAGAACGCTCATTGAGCGTAAAAACTGCGGATCGGATATAGGGTAAAGATGGGTGATGTGCCGGGTGATTTCTTTTTCGCTTCGACCAAAGATCAAGAGGACCAGCCAGAAAATTACGGCTGTTGCAATTGATGCAAAAATAATGCTCCAGAAAGACAGATTCATTTCTGATTTACCGTGCTAGATTAAACGGTGGCCCGGGTGACTATGGGAGTGGAATATAAGCGCAGACACCTCACTGAGAATCCAAAATGGAAGATGGCGCACCTTGCCACGAATATATTTGCCTGGTTCCATATTTTTGCGGAAAGTCGCTCATAAATGCTTATGATATGAGCAGGATGTGCGTTACCGATCCTTTTCTCGATAGCCTGAGATCGACAGAGCGACAGGATCGGACCCATTTTCGGTGCCATATCAATCGCCTGGCTGGTTGTTTGGAATATTAGTAGTGATAACGCCCGATGTGGAAGACGTAGCGGGTAAAGTGGAAATATAGCGAAGTGCGGTGGCGCTGGGGAGAAAACAATAGGCTGCGCCGCGGCAGATAACGAAACTCGAAAGGCCGGTAAGTTCGAGGGGGCGCTTCTGACCCTCGATGGGGATCAGAAAAGTCGCGCCTGACAGTGAATTATCTCCGATGATCGGGTCTCGGGTATCACGCAGACCGGGTGCGAGGTTCCCCCTGTTGCCCCAGTCGGACATCAGGAATTCGAACTGATCCTTGAGACTTACGCCGATAAACAGGCCAAGAAGCCCCCGTTCGATACCATCGTCAGGGTTGGCGGGATCGTAGGACGGACCGTAGGGCAGGCCGCGGCGGATAATTCGGTGCTTGAGGCCGCTGTTTCCCGCCACCCTCGAATTGCGTGGATTCATGCGGCGAATATGCGACCCCAGCGGGCAACGGTAGCCGCGGCGATCATCGTACGCATCGGGCACGCTATCACTTGGCACATAGTCGAAGCTGTTGCGTTGCTCCAGAAGGATGCATTCGTCCGCGGAATCCGGTGAAAGAGAAAGTGGCACGCCATTACGCCAGCGGCCGCAGAGTTTGGCAGCTATCAATTCCCGATCAAGCCCTGTTTGGCGGGCCGCTTCTGTCAAAAAGCGCTCGAAGCCATGACAATCCTGCGCCAGAATGCGAAACGCTACGAAGCTGCCATTCCGGCCCAGTTCCGCAGGCGTCGGCACCGGATAGGTGAAGTCCGAATACTGGCTGGGGTATCCGAGCAGGAATTCTCCAGCCGGGGCTTTCGGCAGTACGTCCGGCATGAGTGGTGGAAGGCCGCCATCGATGGTGGGCTGGGCAAAGCCATCCCGGTAGCCGAAGTGCGCCGCATTTCCGGACAGGCTTCGGCCTTCGTGTACAGAGAGTTCGGCCATCGCATCATGACTGGAATAACCTGTGCGAAGCTGGCCGGTAATTTCTTCCAGAATGTCTTCTGTTTCGGCGAAGAGAAAGAGCAGGATATGCAGGTCGGCACTGGCGAGCTGGCCCTTCCAATGATCAGGGCTGCTTTCACCGGTATCGCTCACCCGATCGGCACGGGCGGGCGCCCCGGCCGCGAATTCTTCCGGGAACGAGGCAAGTGAGGAAGCGGGAAGCTCAAGCGCAGCCAGGCCCGTGTAGGTGAGTCCAACATTCAGACAGTATTGTGGTTTAACCGTCCAATCGGTGGCGGTAGCGAGCTGGGGTTCACTCTCGCCATTCACCAATTTGCCGAGAAACCGTCTGGCAGCCTCCACTTGCGTAATCTTCAAGGCGAATACGCGCAGAACCGGCATCGTGTACGTGCGAAGGATGAAACCCTGGATGTCTGCATGCGGCAAGTCACTCATGGGATTAATCCCGGATTCGGTCAAATCTCACCGAGGGCCGCCTGGATATCCAGCACTGTGGCTTGAGGATAGGCGCTGTAGAAGGGTTCAATGCTCCCCAGGTTGTTGGCCTTGATGTAGTCCCCGAAGGCGTCGCGATTTTGTTGAACAGGCAATGGCGGCGCGCCCTCCATGTGCTGGAGTAGCGCGTTGAAAACATCGCCGATCTCGTCGATGAATTCATTGAGGTAGTCTTCGAACGACCCGTCATATGTTGTGATGATGGCGAGCTTGGTATTATTTTCGAGAAATACAAAACGTGCGAAATGCACGATCCTGAGCTTATCGAGGGCAATCCAGATGGGATTTTTTTCCGGCGGAGCGGCTTGAATTTCGAGTATGCGCGCATTGAGCGCCTGGAAGTGCTCGGGTGAGCGGATGGTCATGATCAAGGTGAGCGGACTTTGAACCATTTTTCGGATAGGAGTGACGGTATCGGTCTGACGGGCAGAGTCAGTATCCCGGTGAAATAGTCCCATGGGATTTTTCTCCTGAAGAGGGAAAAATACTTCCTGATTGATTAATTCGTTTAAGCGATTATCGATCAAATTGCCGGGTTACGCCACGCTAATCCGGCCCATGTATAGTCACGGGATTTTTCAGGGAGCGTTTTGAGGGCACCTGGTCCAAGGAGTGCTCAGCGGGTGGCTCAAGAAGTGCCTCATCGAATGGCTCATCGCGCGATATGAATGGCTCGATTCTGTCATCGATGTTATCGGATACTGTGCCGTTATCCGTACTTGCATGCAAATGGTAGGCCTGGATCAGCAGCGAAATACCGATCCAGCCCGCAATCAGCACAAAAGGGACCGTCACCAGCAATGGTTCCAGCGACGCAAGCGCAGCCACGCTTAATAAAATGACGCCGCCGGACATCATGATTTTCGCCTCGGCCGCGCCGAGGACAAGCCGGCTGGTGAGGGCGGCTCCGACGGTATTGCTGACGCGGATGGCGCCTGCTGTCAGCTGGCTCGCGCTGCCGCCCCTGCGTCTCCCCAGGCCGCTGCTCAAGACTGGAGCGGGGGCGGTTGATTCAGTCATCGCCACCGGCCGGACACGGTTCTTTCTGCCGAGTACGATCTCCGTCGCGTTGTTCAGATCCCGTAAATACATTTGTTCCATTTCGTGCGCGAACCCCGGGTCTTCCACCGCTACGTCCAATTCCCAATTGCCGAGCCAGCTCGCGATGTTAAGATTGCTTGATCCTACGCGTGCCCATCGGCCATCGGCCACGGCTGTTTTGGCATGCAGCATCGATCCATTCCATTCGAATACACGCACACCGGCTTCCAGCAACGGACGGTAACCGGCACGCGAGATCGGCCGCAGGAATCTCAAATCGCCGTTCGACCCCGGAATCAGTAACCGGACATCCACGCCATCCATTGCCGCGCCTCTCAGCGCTTGCACATAGCTGGTAGTGCCGACGAAATAGGCATCGGTAAGCCAGAGTTTTTTTTGTGCCAGAACCGTGATCAATTGCTCGAGGCGGTATAATCCCGCCGTTGCCGTGATACTGGCCAGCACCCTTAAATCCACCATACCCGTCGCGGGAATCGAGTCCCGGTCCGGTAGTTCGTCCGCCGGCAATTCGGGTCCGGTTTCGGCCCAGGCGCGGAAAAATGCCTGTACCACATCGGCTACGACCGGGCCGCTGACTTCGACACCCGTGTCCCGCCAGGGCGGTACCTTACGTTCCGGATAGCCCACCCACATTTGACCCACACATAATCCGCTGATAAATGCGACGCGATGATCCACGCAAAGGGATTTCCGGTGGAGCCGGCTTACCCAGCCCAGCGGGCTATCCAGGCGTGGCGGGTTGAAGCATCGAACTTCCACTCCTCCATCGCTCAGGCGCCGCCAGAAGCCGCCGGATGCTTCCGGAAATGATCCCATCCAGTCGTAAAGTACTCTTACCCTGATACCTTCTCTCGCCTTGGCAATAAACGCGTCGGCAAACTGCCGGCCGATTTTATCGTCGTGGATAATATAGTTCTCGAAATAGATGGTTTTTTCGGCTGAGTTAATCGCATCAAGCCATGCAGGATAGTTTTCATCCCCATCCCTGAGAAGCCGGATGCTGTTTCCATGTACGAGCGGAGCCCCGGCCGCGCGCGAGAAGGCTTGCGCGGCCAGAATGCGGGTTGCGGACATCGCCTCGCGAGGATGTTCCTTAAGTTTTGTTTTAGCCATCTGTTATTGCTCCAGGCGTGTGTGATCCGCAGCACACGTGTTCCCGCTTTTCGAATGTCACAGGCACTTAGTCGATGACTTCCTCGCCGAATTTGGAGTCAACATAGCAGCGCATGGCGGCAATCAGGGGGGTTAATCCTTTTTGCCGATGCCTGCCGGATCTCATGTAAGCCGTGCAGTGCTCCGAACCCGGTTCCAGGCTATGATTGAGGTTTATTCCCTCCTTTTCTATGATCGGTCCGCCTTGAGACCAGTCAACCGAGGGCTCCCAGCGGACATGATCAATGAGGCAATGCGAATCGATTACGTGCACATCCGCTACATCGTTTGCCTTTGCCACCCAATAGTCGAGCAGTTCATCTTTAAGCTCGGATACTTTCATGGTTGCGCGCTCCGTATGGAAATTCTTGAAATTATTAAACGGGATTAATTTTTTCAGACAGGATTTGCTTTTCAATAGAATTACAATTGTCTCACTTCCAGCGCATTGCATTGCGCGACATTTCCGCTTTGAAGGCCACGCTTGAACCAGTCCACGCGCTGGTTACCTGTACCATGGGTAAAGCTTTCAGGCACTACGGTGCCTTGTGCCTTGCGTTGCAATGTGTCATCACCGATCTGTGCGGCGGCATTCAGTGCCTCTTCGATATCGCCTTGTTCCAGCCATCCCTTTGACTTCTGCGAATGATGTGCCCATACCCCCGCATAGCAGTCGGCCTGCAGTTCAACGCGAACCGACAATAAATTGGCCTGTTTTTCAGGCATGCGTCCGCGCATTTGGTTTACTTCTCCGGAAATGCCAAGAAGATTTTGAACGTGGTGCCCGACCTCATGCGCGATGACATAAGCCTGTGCAAAATCGCCGCCCGCTCCCAGCCGGTTCGCCAGCGTGTCAAAGAAATCAAGGTCGATATAGATTCTCTGATCCTCCGGACAATAGAACGGGCCCATCGCTGCGCTTCCCCGCCCGCAGGAAGTCATTACGGCTCCACGAAACAGCACAAGCTTGGGTGCGCGATAGGTGCCGTTACTCTGTCGCATCACGCTTGTCCAGACGTCTTCGGTATCCGCCAGCACGGTTGAAACAAAGGCCGCGGGCGTGTCGCCGGGTGGAGGCGCGGGCGCGGGGCCCTGTTCCTGGATCATGCCGCTTCCACCAGACATGACGCTCAGCATAGTGAGCGGATCAATGCCGAATATCCATCCCCCCAGCAATGCCACAACAATGGTGCCGATTCCAATGCGACGCCCACCCATGCCGAAACCCCCCATACCGGAGCCTCGGCGATCCTCGACATTGTCACTTTGACGGTGGCCTTCCCATTTCATATTTGATTCCTTAGATAATGTATGGGCAACTGACAGGATACATGGACGGAGCTTCAAAAATTCAAGATTATACGAAAACTCATTCGCCACCCATTCGAGCCAAGTGCGCGAACAAAAATATTGACGCAACATGTACCAGTATGTAAAGCGCTATTTTTGAGCGCAATGAATTATCAAATTATCGTGATGAAACAAGATGAGGTGATCAGCGGCGGCGGCTCCAGAATTCAGATCTTCATGCCTTGAATAAATCTACCGGTTTGCCAGCAGAGCACGGGCGATTTCCATTGAGAACATGTTCAGAGCCTTCGAAAAGATTGCCCTGGATTTGCCTACGGGATTCGTCTTCAGGATTTACCATGCGCGATTATACGAATATACTTATTCGTCTCGAGCGTGATATCGGCGCATCAATATATCCGTGATCGGAGTACAACTTTGCTAAATTTTTCAGGAGTCATAATGAAAACAGGGAAACTAATTCGCATGGGAATGCTCTTGCTCGTGATCCCGATGCTATCGGGCTGCTGGCTGCTCGCGGCGGGTGGGGCGGGCGCATATGGCGGATACAAAATGAAAGAGAAGGGCTATGAGGTGCAGAGTCCCGTCAAGAAGGAGGGTACCGATAGTAGTACGGAAAAGAAGGATTAGCCCGGATATTTTCACCGGATCCCAGGATGATGGCATGGTGGTCTGCGAGCTGATGCGCGCATCCTGCGTCAAGCCGTCAACAGGGCGTGCTGGCGCGAAACAGGGTCGCAAAGATGCCCACATCACTTCTGGGGATCACGCGGGTATTGCGAAAAGCACGACCATGGCGGCGTGATAACCACGTAACCAGGAAGGCGCGATCAGGATTTGTTTTTTACCTGCTGCTCCCATGCCGCAACCCATGCTTCAAACTCATCCGCCTCCATGGGGCGAGCATACAGATAGCCCTGGCCCTCCTTACATAGGACGCTCTGCAGAAATTCCGCCTGCGCTTCAGTCTCTACACCTTCGGCGATGATACGTAAGCCGAGACTGAGTCCCATCGCCACAATGGCGGTTGCGATGGCTGCAGCATCGATATTGCCTGGCAGGTCGCGCACGAAAGACTGGTCGATCTTAAGGCGGTCAACCGTAAATTGCTGCAAATATGAGAGACTTGAGTAGCCGGTGCCGAAATCGTCGATTGCCACCTTTACCCCCAAGGCATCCAGTTCCTGCAACTTTTGCTCCGTTGAGTCGATTCCCTGCATTACCACGCTTTCAGTGAGCTCAAGTTCCAGGCAGTCCGGGGATATGCCAGATAAATTAATCGCGCGCTCCACAACCCTCACGAAGTCGTTTTGGCGAAACTGGATCGCCGAAACATTCACTGAGACGCTTGCATCAAGGAGACCACGGTCACGCCACTGCTGCGCCTGCCGGCAAGCTTCAACCAGTATCCATTCGCCGATCACGAGGATCAGTCCGCTGTCTTCCGCGATAGGAATAAAGCGCGCCGGTGCGATTAATCCCTGCGTCGGGTGCCGCCAGCGCATTAGCACCTCCGCACCGATGATGCGGTTGGTTGCAAGTTCGATCTGCGGCTGATACACCATAAAGATTTCGCCGCGCTGGGCGGCTCCGCGCAGATCGTGCTCAAGACTGAGCCGTTCGATTGCCCGCACTGTCATATCCTCGGAATAGAACTGGTACCGGTTCCGGCCTCCTTCCTTGGCGCTATACATCGAGGCGTCGGCATTACGCAGCAGGACATTGGGCTGCGTCCCGTTATCCGGATAGATGCAGATCCCGACACTCGCGGTTACCTGCAGTTCATGTCCCTCGACTCCATATGGCTGCGATAGTCCTGTGATAAGCTTATCGGCGACACGCGCGGCATCCTCCGTCGTCCCGATTTGGCTCAAGAGAACAACGAACTCGTCGCCGCCCACGCGGCTTACAGTGTCAACGCTGCGCACTGACATTTGCATACGTTGCGCGGCCGCCTTCAACAATTGGTCACCAATATCATGTCCCAGCGAATCATTGATCGGCTTGAATCGATCAAGGTCGACGAACAATACAGCGAGACGAGTAGATTGCCGTTCGGCGTACTTAATCGCGACCCGCATGCGGTCTGCGAGTAGTGCGCGGTTGGGAAGTCCGGTGAGCGAATCGTAGTGAGCGAGATTCAGGATACGCTGTTCCGACGCCTTGCGTTCGGTAATATCGCGCGCAAGGACAATGAAACGTGGGTCGTGACCGGAATCAACATGCTTGCGGGAAACTGAAAGCTCAAACCACAGCTTGCCTTGGGCAAATTCCAATTCCAGTTGTTTGCCGGACGACAGGCCTTTTTCCTGGGCTTCCAGCAATGCCGATGCAATAATATCCACTGCGGCGGAGGGAAGGATGTCAGAAATTTTTTTCCCGAGCAGATCTTCAACAGGTGCAGTCGGCAAATCGGTGCGTGCGGAATGATAGTCGTGGCAGCGTCCATTCAGATCGAGCTCGAACAGCAGGTCGGGGATTGCGTCCAGCGTGGCTTTAAGCTGGCTTTGTGCCGCCAGGGCTTCAGTCTTCCGATGCTCCTGTTCGGTGATGTCACGGATCATGGCAACGAAGTAATTCACCTTGCCATCATTCGTGCGCACGCATTTGACACTAATATTCGCAATGACAATCGAGCCATCCTTTCGGATGTAGCGCTTGTTCATCGTATAACCTTCCGATTCCCCGCGTATGACTTTTTCGAATTCAACGATGTCTTTTTCGATATCGTCGGGGTGCGTCATCTCTACCCAGTTCTTGACGGCAAGTTCTTCGCGCGAATATCCGAGAATCTCGCATAACCGGTCGTTGAACCGCAGCCACCGCTTGCTATCGGGGGAGGTAATTGCCATACCAATGAATGGCAATTCATAAAAATACTTGAGCAGCTTGTCCTGTTCCGCGGTATGGACAAGCAGCGCCAATTGGTGAGCGCGCCGCTGCTGACGCCATAGTAGCCATACCGCCCCACTTACCGCGGCGATGGCTAGTAAAATGGCCATACTGACCCAGAATACCAGGGTCCAAAGATGCGCCAATACTTCGCTGCGGTCAATTTTGGATAGCAGGTGCCAGCCGGTGCCTGTCATAGGCCGGAACGCGGCCAAGACGAGTTCCCCGCGATAGTCGATTCCGGAAGATGTGCCGGCGTGTTGCTCGCGTGCGGCAGCCGCGGCCGGTACGTCTTTGCTGGCAATAACTGACTGGCGGTCCCGATCGGCGGCCTGCTGGGCAGGATTTTTCAGGTGGCGCCAGCTATTAAGATAGGCAATCGTTTCACCTTGCTGACGTACCAGCAGGGTTTCCGCGCTGAGGCTATTAACTGGCCATTTTCCGACAAGCGGTAGCAGAAATCGCCCGAGATTCGCGCGCAAAACCACGACAGCGATAGCCTGTTGGCTAATTGCCTGGGGAACCAGAGGCACTATGATATCCAGCCGGGCTATTCCGCGTTCATCCAGGAACAGGTCGCTGCTCTGTATCCGTTTGGTCTCCAACGCTGCCGGCAGCAATGCTTTGGTAACGGCCGGCAGCTCATATTTTTCTCCGGGTGTCAGCAAGAGTTGACCTTCCGTGTCCAGCAGCAGTACTGACTCGTAACTATAAGCTTTTTGAACAGCCTCCAATCGGTTGCGGATGAGCTGGTGCAGGTGTGCATCTATTTTCTTCTGCGTATTCGCAACCCGCTCGATGAGTGCCTGACTCACCGCTATTGCTTCCGCATCACGGTGCCGCTCCGTCAACCAAAGTTCGACCTGCTCCGCCTTGAGGTCAACGATCGTTTGTAGATCAGCGTAGGCTTTGCGTTCCATCTCCGGACCATATACCTTGATGATGCCGATGCTTACCAAGGGGGCCACGCTCGCCAGAGCAGCAAAAATGAACAGCAATCGATTCGACCAAAAGTAATCCGAATCAGAACTTGCTTCTAGACTAGCAGCGTCTGTACGTTCCCGTCCCAGCTTGAGCAGGAGATAAAACAGGCCGCTGCTCATCACGACAAGCATCAGTTCTCTCGCTACGTAGGCGCGACCCCGCAGAACCGGATCGTCAACGGTAAGCGAAATCAAATAACCTGCGACCCCCAGCCAAAGTATGGAAAGGGCGGCATAGAGCAAAATGATCACCCATGGAGGACGACGCATTATTTAACGGCTGTGGAATGAGAAAGTATCATTGGGTTTCAGAATGAAGCTTGGTAAATTCCGATGATAAGAATTTTTTGGGTGTTGAACGATTTATATTCGAATTTGATTATTTATCTGCTCAAGCCGGCGAAACTCAGTACAGGGCCAGCCGAAAACGATGTTTGAATTATATGCGGCTGCATTTTATACTTTATAGCCTCTTGTGGAGGATGGCGATGAAGAACAGAATATCCTGATCCGGGAGTTGTAACGAACCCACTCAAAAATTGAAGATCAAGTGGTAAAAAAATATCGTTATGAATCATAGCGCCAAACTGATAAATGAACGGTCAGCCGCCGAACTTGGGATTATTGTAGCCAGCCGGATTATTGTCCTTGCATGTATTCTGCACATTTCGCCCGCCGGGGCATTTGTTGTGGATTCTTGCCGAAAAATTCTCGCGGAGGGATTTTACAATGACTACGCCAGGAGTAACGCTCGATTTAGAGATCAAGCGATGTACGCGGAGCTGTGTTCATCAAAGTTTCAGCAAGCCCGGCAAGCGGTAAACCGCGTACAGCAATCCGGTACCGATGACTCGGTTGGTTTTTCTTATGGACTTTTTAGCCAAAGTGAAAGCGGCGCACATTCAGGCAGGCATTCCTCCGATAGTTCATTGAACGAAGATCGATTCAATCAATGGAAGAGCGCGTACTGTTCGAAGAATTCGTTGGCGGACTCATCCAGGGCGGCTGAGTTTTTGATGCAGAAGGCTGTTTCCCAGTCTGTGGCAAATGCATGGTCCGCATGCATGCGAAAGCGTGAAGGCCTTACATGCTGGGCCACGCCACAGAATAAAGAGATTATGCTGAATGTCAATTGGATAAGCACTGATTCTTTACAACCCCACGTGCAGCATTCCTTCCTGACAAGAGGTGCGGTTTCGAAGTTCGAGGGTGCTGATACCCACAGAATTTTACCGGTTGGCTACAAATTAAACACGGAGACATTGCGGATTCCTATCGCCAGAGAGGCGGATAACGCGGTCGTTGCCACGATCCGGGCGATCCACGAAGGGGTGGAACATAGCTGTAACGTCTTTATCCCGGGTGAGCGCGACTTTGCGCTGACAACGCCTTTCGTGGCAAGGTAGATTGACTAGGGTTTGGCCGTAATAACCGGAGTTAAGGGGCTTGAGTATTGCAGAGTTTGTTTTTCCTCGCAGCACCCGAAGCCGGGGTGCGGCGGTCAGTCCCGTGCATCATAGGGGGGCAGGGTTGTCAGGCGAGAGTCTTCAATTGGGCCGCCCACAGTGAAGTGATACAAGCTCTGCCAGGAGTGGTTTTTGATTCCAAGCAGCGCGTGCATTTCATCGTCGAAAAAACAGCCAATACCGGTAGCGCGTATGCCGGCCGCTTCGGCTTCGAGATATAGCACCTGACCGAGTATCCCGCACTCCCAGAAAAAGTGACGGTAGCGCCATGGTTCATTTGCGGCGATTGAGACCGGTGCCAGCATTCCCAGCGCAAAGCAGGAGTCGGCGGCAATGTTCTGGTGACAGCAGATCAACTTTGCGATGTCGCGCAGATCATGGGCGAGCAGCAGATATAATGGCAGATGGTCCGGGCCGGTCTTCTGCCACAGCCAGTCGGCACGCATGGCTCGCTTCATGTCCTGCAGGATCGCCGGATCTCGCAGGAATATATATAGTCCCGGTTTGAGGCCAGTCACCCGATGTATCAAAAAGACAGGATGCACCCTGACCTGGAATGAGGCCAGCGAATTCCATGGTGGTGTGGAGTGGCTTGCCATCAGAGACTTCAGCATACTAAAGAAAACCGGCGCCGGAATGTGCGTAGTGCTGTCGAAGGATGTCGCGCTACGGCGCTGCCGCGCAATCCGGGAGAAACTCAGGTCAGCGGCAGGATCGGCTTTGCAGGCAGGGTAGGGCTGGGCAGGTCCATGCGACTCATGTCCATGGGGAGTATGAGGCTTATGTGTTACATGATGAATCGAATCGATATCCGGCCATGGCACATGGGCTGTGCTCAAAAGATTTGCGCGTCCATACCATTCGGCATGATCCTGGCTTTTCGGCAGGGCTTGCAGTAGACGTCCCAGATCAGGCGGCTTATCGGCATCACCGACCCAGAGCAGAACATCGGCTGCTTCCTGTTCAGCAGATGCGGCGGCAGACCTGATATCCTTGTGGTGGTGCAGTCCCAGCAAAGTGGCTATCTCATCGTCCGCCGCTGAAAAAACCAGCCGGGTTTGCCATCCAAGGGCCGCCGCTGCGTAGCTCACCGCGGCAATGGCATGACCGCAGTCATGCTGGCAGTACCGCCAGGCACGCATGCCATATTTCCATGCTTCACGCCAGTGAATTGAGGTCAGGCCAATCAGGATGCCACGACCCGTAAACACCTCACCCCATCGCGGATCAGTGACCACGGTACGTTGTTCAAGCATGTGATCGCGGCTCAAATAGTGATAGACACCTGCCGGCAAACCTACCAGGGACGGGCATAGCATATAGCCTTCCGTAGGATGCAGGTTTCCGCTCGAGGGGTTGCAACGCAGCGCCCATCTGTTGCCGTCCTGCAGCTTCCATGCCGAGAGACCTAGCGAGAGTTCGAAAAGAATTGCAAGGTTGTTGACATTAAAATCGCTTGGCGGGGGTAGTTGACCGCGGCGTATGTCGTTGTATCGTGTGCCGAGGGTATCCGCCGCCAAAGGAAGCTTAACCCGCGGCGCATCGCGGAATTCCCGGAATGGATTTGGCTGATTTACCCAATCGAGCGCGCCGGGGCCGGGCGCGTATCGATAGAGATGGTGCTTGCTGCATTCGTGGTATTCAAGCAATGCCTGCCATCGCTGGGTATCTAGGCCGATCTCTGGGTTGGTCATGGATGCCTGATTTTTATCAAATGCAAACCGCCATATCAAGTTTCTTTCGTATGAGACCACATTAGTAGAGAATAAGCTATTTGCCAGCGTGCTAACGATATCTCGGGATAGGGTAGCCTACGGTTTACTTACTGATTAACTCACTCATTATTATCTGATCATGTCCGGGAGTAGCCAGAACATTGATGTCGTTGTCGCGGGAGGCGGGCCGGCGGGTGGAATATGTGCGCTTACGCTTGCGCACGGCGGCGCGCGTGTAAGCCTGGTGCATTGGGATGGCTACAGCACAGGCGGTATCGAGCTCGTGTCCGGTCGTGCACGTCGTATGATTGAACGGTATTGCCCTGGTTTTTTCCGGCAGGATATCTTCGGAGCAGGGGGTGTGGAAGTCCATGAAACAATATCGCTGTGGGGCACGCCCGACCCGGTTACATTGAGCGCGATGTTTAATCCATGGGGCCCCGGTGTCGCGGTGGAGCGTACGCTTTTCGACCAGGCGTTGCGCGATCTGGCGGAGGCGGCGGGCGTGTCAGTAATTGGCGCCACCAAAGTCGCTGATATTGAACGCGGCAATGACCAATGGCAGCTCTCGCTACGCTCGGGGGAAGCTGAATGCGATCCAGTATGTGCCCGTTTTCTGGTTCTTGCGACAGGCCGCGCGGCGGCGCGCTTTTTCGATCCGCCACCGCTGAGTGAATCATCACAGATTGCGCTG
This genomic interval carries:
- a CDS encoding Dyp-type peroxidase; its protein translation is MSDLPHADIQGFILRTYTMPVLRVFALKITQVEAARRFLGKLVNGESEPQLATATDWTVKPQYCLNVGLTYTGLAALELPASSLASFPEEFAAGAPARADRVSDTGESSPDHWKGQLASADLHILLFLFAETEDILEEITGQLRTGYSSHDAMAELSVHEGRSLSGNAAHFGYRDGFAQPTIDGGLPPLMPDVLPKAPAGEFLLGYPSQYSDFTYPVPTPAELGRNGSFVAFRILAQDCHGFERFLTEAARQTGLDRELIAAKLCGRWRNGVPLSLSPDSADECILLEQRNSFDYVPSDSVPDAYDDRRGYRCPLGSHIRRMNPRNSRVAGNSGLKHRIIRRGLPYGPSYDPANPDDGIERGLLGLFIGVSLKDQFEFLMSDWGNRGNLAPGLRDTRDPIIGDNSLSGATFLIPIEGQKRPLELTGLSSFVICRGAAYCFLPSATALRYISTLPATSSTSGVITTNIPNNQPGD
- a CDS encoding phage protein NinX family protein, with amino-acid sequence MKVSELKDELLDYWVAKANDVADVHVIDSHCLIDHVRWEPSVDWSQGGPIIEKEGINLNHSLEPGSEHCTAYMRSGRHRQKGLTPLIAAMRCYVDSKFGEEVID
- a CDS encoding phospholipase D-like domain-containing protein; this encodes MAKTKLKEHPREAMSATRILAAQAFSRAAGAPLVHGNSIRLLRDGDENYPAWLDAINSAEKTIYFENYIIHDDKIGRQFADAFIAKAREGIRVRVLYDWMGSFPEASGGFWRRLSDGGVEVRCFNPPRLDSPLGWVSRLHRKSLCVDHRVAFISGLCVGQMWVGYPERKVPPWRDTGVEVSGPVVADVVQAFFRAWAETGPELPADELPDRDSIPATGMVDLRVLASITATAGLYRLEQLITVLAQKKLWLTDAYFVGTTSYVQALRGAAMDGVDVRLLIPGSNGDLRFLRPISRAGYRPLLEAGVRVFEWNGSMLHAKTAVADGRWARVGSSNLNIASWLGNWELDVAVEDPGFAHEMEQMYLRDLNNATEIVLGRKNRVRPVAMTESTAPAPVLSSGLGRRRGGSASQLTAGAIRVSNTVGAALTSRLVLGAAEAKIMMSGGVILLSVAALASLEPLLVTVPFVLIAGWIGISLLIQAYHLHASTDNGTVSDNIDDRIEPFISRDEPFDEALLEPPAEHSLDQVPSKRSLKNPVTIHGPD
- the ypfJ gene encoding KPN_02809 family neutral zinc metallopeptidase, with the translated sequence MKWEGHRQSDNVEDRRGSGMGGFGMGGRRIGIGTIVVALLGGWIFGIDPLTMLSVMSGGSGMIQEQGPAPAPPPGDTPAAFVSTVLADTEDVWTSVMRQSNGTYRAPKLVLFRGAVMTSCGRGSAAMGPFYCPEDQRIYIDLDFFDTLANRLGAGGDFAQAYVIAHEVGHHVQNLLGISGEVNQMRGRMPEKQANLLSVRVELQADCYAGVWAHHSQKSKGWLEQGDIEEALNAAAQIGDDTLQRKAQGTVVPESFTHGTGNQRVDWFKRGLQSGNVAQCNALEVRQL